The sequence TCGATCGTGGCCGAGCGGCTGCCGAAGGCGCTCATCCACCGCAACGTCCCCGGCGAGCGCGTGCACGAGGTGCTCGCCCTGCTCGACCGGAGCTGGATCCTCAGCGCCCCGCTCGGCGTGTACGGCCCGAGGCAGCAGTGGCTGGGCGCCGTCGAGCGGATGCGCGATGCGGGCGTCCCCGTCGAGGGCGGCCGCGCGCGCTGGCGGCTCGGCGAGCTGACCGTGCCGTGGTCGGCGGTGGCGCCGGCCTAGACCTCGGGCAGCGCGGCGCGGGCGGTCGCCGCGTCGACGCCCGCCGCCACCTGCAGGTCGACGAGGAGCGGGCGGAGGAGCATGACGAGCATCACCTCGCCGACGGGGGCGCCGGGGATGAGCTCGCGCGGATCCAGCCGGACGGCGACGAGCACGAGGTTCTGCTGGGCGAGCGGCGCGGCCGACGGATCCGAGAGGCTCTGCCCGAGCAGGTTGACGCCGTTGGAGACGGTCGCGAGCAGCTCCGCGAGGACCGGTCGCCTGACCCCGTCCACCACGAGGAAGTCGATGCGGCGGGAGATCACGCGGAGGTTCCGCACGGCGAGGTCCATGCCGTCGAGCACCCGCCGCTGGTCGCGCAGCTCCGGCAGGTGGCGGCGGAGGAACGGCGAGATGCGCGCGATCGAGAGGGCCGAGTCGGCCGCGGCGCTCCACGCGTCGATGAGCGGCTGCGTGCGCCGCAGCCGGTCGAGCGCCCGGTCCGCGGCCGTCGCGTCGCCGAGCCGCAGCGCCGTCACGAGCGAGGTGAGCGCGTAGGAGCACTCGGAGAAGACGCGGCGGGCCTCGCGGATGGCCTGGCGGCGCGGATCCCGTGGGATGAGCGCCGTCGCGAGGAGCGCCACCGCGCCGCCCACGAGCCCGTCGACGCTGCGGACGAAGACGCCGCCGGGCGGCGCGGGCAGGAGCGCCACGAGCACGGCCTGCACGCCGGCCGCCACGGCGAACGCGGCGTTCGACGACAGCAGCCGCGCCGCCAGCAGCGTCGCCAGGATGATGACGAACAGCTGCCAGGCGCCCCGCCCGATCCCGAGCAGCAGCACCTCGCTGAGCGTGATGCCGACGGTCATGCCGATCGCCGTCTCGAGCACCCGGACGGGTCGCGCGTCGCGCACGAAGCCGAGGCTCGTGATGGTGACGGTCGTGGCGAGCAGCGGGGTGTCGTGGCCGAGGACGTGGTGCGCGAAGGCCCAGCCGCCCGTGGCCGCGACGGCGATCTGGAGGGCGGCGGGCGCCGATCCCCACAGCCGCAGGAGCGCGGCGCGCGGATCCGCCCGGTGCCTCAGGGTGCGGGCGGCCCGGGCCGACCGGTCCCGCGCGCGCTCAGCGGCGGACCGCACCGAGCCGCGGCAGGCGGGGGACGTCGGCGGAGCGGCCGGCGTCGGTGGGCACGATCACGTCCTGCATGGCCTGCACGCGCACGTCGTCGGCGACCACCTCGAGCTGCGCGGCGGGGTCCACGTTCCGGCGGATGACCGCGAGCGCGATCGGGCCGAGCTCGTGGTGCAGCGCGGAGGAGGTGACGGCTCCGACGACCTCGCCGGGCGCGCCCTCGGCGTCGGCGGGGAGCCGCACGTCGGATCCGGTGCCCGGCAGGACCGCGTCCGACCCGTCGAGCTGCAGCAGCACCAGGCGGCGCGGCGGACGGCCGAGGTTGTGCACCTTGGCGACCGTCTCCTGCCCGCGGTAGCAGCCCTTGCTGAGGTGGACGGCGCTCCGCAGCCAGTCGAGCTCGTGCGGGATGGTGCGGTCGTCGACCTCGGTGGCGAAGCGCGGGCGCCACGCGGCGATCCGCAGGGCCTCCGCCGCGAGGACGCCCGCGACGGGCAGTTCGCCCGACGCGACCCGGGCGACGACGCCCGGCAGCTCGGACCGCGGCACGAGGCGCTCGCTCCAGCTCCAGCCCTCGCCCGGGTGCGACGCCGCGGCCGCGTACTGGTGGCCGCCGGGCGCGACGCGGACCCACGGGTCCCGCCACACGAGCGGCACCCCGGCGGGCGCCGCCACCGGCAGGTCGGGCTCGCCGAGCGTGCCGACGACCGCGAGCTCGGCCGTGCGATCGGCGGGCTCGACGCGCAGCATGAAGCGCATGCGCTGGAGGTAGGCGAGGAGGGCCGGCGCGTCCGCGGCGCCGAGCAGGAGCCAGGTCGACACCCCGTCGTCGAGCACGCCGACCGCGTGCTCGAGCCGGCCGTTCTGGTCGAGGAACAGGGTCTCGGCGGAGTCGCCGGGGGCGAGGCCGCGCAGCGACTGGCTGGTGATGGAGTCCAGCCAGGTCAGCCGGTCCTCGCCCGTGACGGAGAGGACGGCGCGGTGCGAGAGGTCGACGACGGCCGTGCCCGCGGCGAGCGCGCGCTGCTCCTGGACGAGCGATCCGTGGTGGGCCGGGACGCCCGCGTCCGGCCCGTCGGCGTCGGCCGCGACGGCGCCGGGCAGGTCGAGGAAGGGCGAGCGGGAGGCGGGATCCGGGTCAGTCGACATGCGCCACCCGCCCGGAGGCGTGCGTGCGCAGCGGCTGGCCGAGCGCCGCGATGTCCCACGCCCAGAGCAGGTCGCGCTCGACGAGCCCGTAGAGGCGCGTGGCGCCCGTGTACTCCTTGGCGCCCTCGGTGCGCATGACCGCGTCCGTGGCGAGGTCGATGCGCGCGCTCTTCACCTGGCCGACGTAGAGCTCGCTCACGCCGCCCGGGTGCACGAGCGCGACCTCGACGTCGAAGCCGCCGTCGGCGTTCCGGAGCGTCTCGACCTCGTCGGCCGTCGTGAAGGGGCGCTCGCCCGTGGGCGGCAGCATGGCCGGACCCGGGTCGCCGTCGGTGACGCGGCGGCGCAGGCGCCAGTAGCCGGTCTCGGTGACGAAGGGGACCGGGCCGTC is a genomic window of Clavibacter capsici containing:
- a CDS encoding FUSC family protein, coding for MRSAAERARDRSARAARTLRHRADPRAALLRLWGSAPAALQIAVAATGGWAFAHHVLGHDTPLLATTVTITSLGFVRDARPVRVLETAIGMTVGITLSEVLLLGIGRGAWQLFVIILATLLAARLLSSNAAFAVAAGVQAVLVALLPAPPGGVFVRSVDGLVGGAVALLATALIPRDPRRQAIREARRVFSECSYALTSLVTALRLGDATAADRALDRLRRTQPLIDAWSAAADSALSIARISPFLRRHLPELRDQRRVLDGMDLAVRNLRVISRRIDFLVVDGVRRPVLAELLATVSNGVNLLGQSLSDPSAAPLAQQNLVLVAVRLDPRELIPGAPVGEVMLVMLLRPLLVDLQVAAGVDAATARAALPEV
- the ygfZ gene encoding CAF17-like 4Fe-4S cluster assembly/insertion protein YgfZ, translated to MSTDPDPASRSPFLDLPGAVAADADGPDAGVPAHHGSLVQEQRALAAGTAVVDLSHRAVLSVTGEDRLTWLDSITSQSLRGLAPGDSAETLFLDQNGRLEHAVGVLDDGVSTWLLLGAADAPALLAYLQRMRFMLRVEPADRTAELAVVGTLGEPDLPVAAPAGVPLVWRDPWVRVAPGGHQYAAAASHPGEGWSWSERLVPRSELPGVVARVASGELPVAGVLAAEALRIAAWRPRFATEVDDRTIPHELDWLRSAVHLSKGCYRGQETVAKVHNLGRPPRRLVLLQLDGSDAVLPGTGSDVRLPADAEGAPGEVVGAVTSSALHHELGPIALAVIRRNVDPAAQLEVVADDVRVQAMQDVIVPTDAGRSADVPRLPRLGAVRR
- a CDS encoding FABP family protein; this translates as MIEIPTGLPAELVPLSWLLGVWEGSGVVEYSVGDEVVRREFGQRISFSHDGLPHLNYSSYAWIEGDDGPVPFVTETGYWRLRRRVTDGDPGPAMLPPTGERPFTTADEVETLRNADGGFDVEVALVHPGGVSELYVGQVKSARIDLATDAVMRTEGAKEYTGATRLYGLVERDLLWAWDIAALGQPLRTHASGRVAHVD